A section of the Saccharopolyspora gregorii genome encodes:
- a CDS encoding family 2B encapsulin nanocompartment shell protein gives MTVADSGVDENERPQLSLGTAAARNLATTTKTPPQMQGITSRWLLRMLPWVQATGGTYRVNRRLTYTLGDGRVTFTNTGSDVRVIPRELRELPLLRDFDDESVLGALADRFVQQNFEPGDVLVEAGQPVDQVFLLAHGKVNKLGRGEYGDDTVLGVLANGEYFGESALLSADGTWAHTIKAVTSGTVLALRHQSLQEMNAAEPLRQHLAGIDTSTGKPQNEHGEAEIGIHSGHSGEAPLGGTYVDYELSPREYELSVAQTVLRVHSRVADLYNQPMNQTEQQLRLTIEALRERQEHDLLNNPDFGLLHNADLSQRIHTRTGPPTPDDLDELLSTVWKEPTFFLAHPRAIAAFGRECSKRGLYPQNVDFQGHQVPAWRGVPLLPSNKIGVSDTRTTSIMLLRAGEQNQGVVGLHQTGIPDEYQPGLSVRFMGINESAVISYLVSTYYSAAILVPDALGVLEHVEIGREG, from the coding sequence GTGACCGTGGCGGATTCGGGTGTCGACGAGAACGAGCGGCCGCAGCTGAGCCTGGGTACGGCCGCCGCGCGGAACCTCGCGACGACGACCAAGACCCCACCGCAGATGCAGGGCATCACCTCGCGGTGGCTGCTGCGGATGCTCCCGTGGGTGCAGGCGACCGGCGGGACCTACCGGGTCAACCGCAGGCTCACCTACACCTTGGGCGACGGGCGGGTGACCTTCACCAACACCGGCTCCGATGTCCGGGTCATCCCCCGAGAGCTGCGCGAGCTGCCGCTGCTGCGCGACTTCGACGACGAGTCGGTGCTCGGTGCGCTCGCCGACCGCTTCGTCCAGCAGAACTTCGAGCCCGGCGACGTCCTCGTCGAGGCCGGGCAGCCCGTGGACCAGGTCTTCCTGCTGGCGCACGGCAAGGTGAACAAGCTCGGCCGCGGCGAGTACGGCGACGACACCGTGCTCGGCGTCCTCGCCAACGGCGAGTACTTCGGGGAGTCCGCGCTGCTCAGCGCCGACGGAACTTGGGCCCACACCATCAAGGCCGTCACCTCCGGCACCGTGCTCGCGCTGCGGCACCAGAGCCTGCAGGAGATGAACGCCGCCGAGCCGCTGCGCCAGCACCTCGCCGGCATCGACACCTCCACCGGGAAACCGCAGAACGAGCACGGCGAAGCCGAGATCGGCATCCACTCCGGGCACAGCGGCGAAGCTCCGCTCGGCGGCACCTACGTGGACTACGAGCTCAGCCCGCGCGAGTACGAGCTCAGCGTCGCCCAGACCGTGCTGCGCGTGCACAGCCGGGTCGCGGACCTCTACAACCAGCCGATGAACCAGACCGAGCAGCAGCTGCGGCTCACCATCGAAGCACTCCGCGAACGCCAAGAGCACGACCTGCTCAACAACCCCGACTTCGGACTCCTCCACAACGCAGACCTCTCCCAACGCATCCACACCCGCACCGGCCCACCCACCCCCGACGACCTCGACGAACTCCTGTCCACGGTGTGGAAGGAGCCGACGTTCTTCCTGGCGCACCCGCGGGCGATCGCCGCGTTCGGCCGGGAGTGCAGTAAGCGCGGGCTGTACCCGCAGAACGTGGACTTCCAGGGCCACCAGGTCCCGGCGTGGCGCGGCGTGCCGCTGCTGCCGAGCAACAAGATCGGGGTGTCGGACACCCGCACCACCTCGATCATGCTGTTGCGCGCCGGGGAGCAGAACCAGGGCGTCGTCGGCCTGCACCAGACCGGCATCCCGGACGAGTACCAGCCGGGCCTGTCGGTGCGGTTCATGGGCATCAACGAGAGCGCCGTCATCTCGTACCTGGTCAGCACCTACTACTCGGCCGCGATCCTGGTGCCGGATGCCCTCGGCGTGCTGGAGCACGTCGAGATCGGGCGCGAGGGCTGA
- a CDS encoding terpene synthase family protein: MAHTPDATGPGVTASAVRDQVLLAAWTHPDVPGAELALIACFEVWVAAVRGHVRRCSGAVAERSVAGLHQVLTGAAESRDAADPAGRALRDLRSRVAPSWRRQVDAALIDLLRGQAAESAGAAVSRVPNPIDHLGAGRTSGPGPWAARLVAYGLRVRIPRQVAASAAFRAVHDAFCDVVLLRTRNAGAPEEPRDELSDSVVVLQRHFGQSRARALAMLDDLLSWRAERFDELTGTGLPVLLAECADAAQRDAVLRYVQGLRDWSAGLLACRPDTAPRDAGQPRPAPRHTSNRVRLPEFFMPFDTRRNPAVDAARRHCREWAEEHGLLRGTRSWTPAAFDSADYALLAALTEPDAAAAELDLAADWQVWSWYADDHLRSRASGAAFRDRLADLLRDGPEPREPWERALVDLWRRTTDELEPRRRREFAVRLAERFEYRVAELRGPEPADPLALLASRRRSCGAEFSAALLRHRHAAQLPAELFTGTPMRALAETFAEVSALRHDLLRYRATSPGPPRTPNVVAAVAAFLGCRPQQAVSLTDDLCTARLRRFESVAHWELPALTGEFDLDAAGCARLERYVRGMQQWMAGELRWVAVTGRYAGTGDRPRRVRRAHGRPGRPDERFLRRAPG; this comes from the coding sequence GTGGCTCACACGCCTGACGCCACCGGCCCCGGGGTGACCGCGTCCGCCGTGCGGGACCAGGTGCTGCTCGCCGCCTGGACCCATCCCGACGTGCCCGGCGCGGAGCTGGCGCTGATCGCCTGCTTCGAGGTGTGGGTGGCGGCGGTGCGCGGGCACGTCCGGCGCTGCTCGGGGGCAGTCGCCGAGCGCTCCGTGGCGGGGTTGCACCAGGTGCTGACCGGTGCGGCCGAATCCCGGGACGCCGCTGACCCCGCCGGCAGGGCGTTGCGCGACCTGCGTTCCCGGGTCGCGCCGTCGTGGCGGCGGCAGGTCGATGCCGCGCTGATCGACCTGCTGCGCGGGCAGGCCGCCGAGTCGGCGGGGGCGGCGGTGTCCCGGGTGCCCAACCCGATCGACCACCTGGGCGCGGGCCGCACCAGCGGGCCCGGCCCGTGGGCCGCGCGGCTGGTGGCCTACGGGCTGCGGGTGCGGATCCCGCGGCAGGTCGCCGCGAGCGCCGCGTTCCGCGCGGTGCACGACGCGTTCTGCGACGTGGTGCTGCTGCGCACCCGGAACGCGGGCGCGCCGGAGGAACCGCGGGACGAGCTCTCCGACAGCGTCGTGGTGCTGCAGCGGCACTTCGGGCAGTCCCGGGCGCGAGCGCTCGCCATGCTCGACGACCTGTTGTCGTGGCGCGCGGAACGGTTCGACGAGCTCACCGGCACCGGCCTGCCCGTGCTGCTGGCGGAGTGCGCGGACGCGGCGCAGCGCGACGCGGTGCTGCGCTACGTCCAGGGGCTGCGGGACTGGTCGGCGGGCCTGCTGGCGTGCCGGCCGGACACGGCGCCGCGGGACGCCGGGCAGCCGCGCCCGGCCCCGCGGCACACCTCGAACCGGGTGCGGCTGCCCGAGTTCTTCATGCCCTTCGACACCAGGCGGAATCCGGCGGTGGACGCGGCGCGGCGGCACTGCCGCGAGTGGGCCGAGGAGCACGGGTTGTTGCGCGGCACCCGCTCGTGGACGCCCGCCGCGTTCGACTCCGCCGACTACGCGCTGCTGGCCGCGCTGACCGAACCCGATGCGGCGGCGGCCGAGCTGGATTTGGCCGCCGATTGGCAGGTGTGGTCGTGGTACGCCGATGACCACCTCCGGTCCCGGGCCTCGGGTGCGGCGTTCCGGGATCGGCTCGCGGACCTGCTCCGCGACGGGCCGGAACCGCGGGAACCGTGGGAGCGGGCGCTGGTCGACCTGTGGCGGCGCACCACCGACGAGCTGGAACCCCGGCGGCGGCGCGAGTTCGCGGTGCGGCTAGCGGAACGCTTCGAGTACCGGGTGGCGGAACTGCGCGGCCCGGAGCCGGCCGACCCGCTGGCGCTGCTCGCGTCCCGGCGGCGCAGCTGCGGCGCCGAGTTCAGCGCCGCGCTGCTGCGGCACCGCCACGCCGCGCAGCTGCCCGCCGAACTGTTCACCGGCACCCCGATGCGGGCGCTCGCCGAGACGTTCGCCGAGGTCAGCGCGCTGCGGCACGACCTGCTCCGCTACCGGGCGACGTCTCCCGGCCCGCCGCGGACGCCGAACGTGGTGGCGGCGGTGGCGGCGTTCCTCGGCTGCCGGCCGCAGCAGGCGGTGTCGCTGACCGACGACCTGTGCACGGCGCGGCTGCGGCGGTTCGAGTCGGTCGCGCACTGGGAACTTCCCGCGCTCACCGGCGAGTTCGACCTCGACGCGGCGGGCTGCGCACGGCTGGAGCGGTACGTGCGCGGCATGCAGCAGTGGATGGCGGGCGAGCTGCGGTGGGTCGCGGTCACCGGCCGCTACGCCGGTACCGGAGACCGGCCGCGCCGGGTGCGGCGCGCGCACGGCCGACCCGGGCGCCCGGACGAGCGCTTCCTGCGCCGGGCTCCCGGCTAG
- a CDS encoding family 2B encapsulin nanocompartment shell protein, giving the protein MTRETHTEDPTDAGSGARPALSLGTDAARNLSTTTKTPPQMQGITSRWLQRTLPWVEASSGTYRVNRRLTYTLGDGRVTFVSTGKHVQVVPQELRELPALRDFDDAAVLGALADRFVQREYEAGAVLAEAGAPVDRILLLAHGKAHKLTRGEYGDDAVLGLLADGDHAGSGLLLDQGSRWPHTVKAVTPCTVLELRGDVVAETAARADGLRAHLDDVRSRPSKSQNKHGEAEIGIHSGHSGEAPLGGTFVDYETSPREYELAVAQAVLRVHSRVSDLYSTPMDQTEQQLRLTIEALRERQEHDLLNNPDFGLLHNADLSQRIHTRTGPPTPDDLDELLSKRRKTRLVLAHPRAIAAFRRECNRRGVLPDVVEVEGTRVTGWRGVPMLPSDKIPVSEVGTTSILAMRTGAEDHGVVGLRQTGIPDEHEPGLNVRFMGMDEHAVVSYLVSTYYSAAVLVPDALGVLEHVETTR; this is encoded by the coding sequence ATGACCCGCGAGACCCACACCGAGGACCCCACGGACGCGGGTTCCGGCGCTCGCCCCGCGCTCAGCCTGGGCACCGATGCGGCGCGGAACCTGTCGACCACGACGAAGACCCCGCCGCAGATGCAGGGCATCACGTCCCGCTGGCTGCAACGCACCCTGCCGTGGGTGGAGGCGAGCTCCGGCACCTACCGGGTGAACCGCCGGTTGACCTACACCCTCGGCGACGGGCGCGTCACGTTCGTCAGCACCGGCAAACACGTGCAGGTGGTGCCGCAGGAGCTGCGGGAGCTGCCCGCGCTGCGCGACTTCGACGACGCCGCGGTGCTCGGTGCGCTCGCCGACCGGTTCGTGCAGCGCGAGTACGAGGCGGGCGCGGTGCTCGCCGAGGCGGGCGCGCCGGTCGATCGGATCCTGCTGCTGGCGCACGGCAAGGCGCACAAGCTGACCCGCGGCGAGTACGGCGACGACGCGGTGCTCGGCCTGCTCGCCGATGGGGACCACGCCGGGTCCGGGTTGCTGCTCGACCAGGGGTCGCGGTGGCCGCACACCGTGAAGGCCGTCACGCCCTGCACCGTGCTGGAGCTGCGCGGCGACGTCGTGGCGGAGACGGCGGCCCGCGCCGACGGGCTGCGCGCCCACCTCGACGACGTGCGTTCACGGCCGTCGAAGTCGCAGAACAAGCACGGCGAGGCCGAGATCGGCATCCACTCCGGGCACAGCGGCGAAGCACCGCTCGGCGGTACCTTCGTCGACTATGAGACCTCGCCGCGCGAGTACGAGCTGGCCGTCGCCCAAGCGGTGCTGCGCGTGCACAGCCGCGTGTCCGACCTCTACAGCACGCCGATGGACCAGACCGAGCAGCAGCTGCGGCTCACCATCGAAGCACTCCGCGAACGCCAAGAGCACGACCTGCTCAACAACCCCGACTTCGGACTCCTGCACAACGCAGACCTCTCCCAACGCATCCACACCCGCACCGGCCCACCCACCCCCGACGACCTCGACGAACTCCTGTCCAAGCGGCGCAAGACCCGGCTGGTGCTGGCGCATCCGCGGGCCATCGCCGCGTTCCGGCGCGAGTGCAACCGGCGCGGGGTGCTCCCGGACGTGGTGGAGGTCGAAGGAACCCGGGTCACCGGGTGGCGCGGGGTGCCGATGCTGCCCAGCGACAAGATCCCGGTGTCCGAGGTGGGCACCACCTCGATCCTCGCCATGCGCACCGGCGCCGAGGACCACGGCGTCGTCGGCCTGCGGCAGACCGGCATCCCCGACGAGCACGAGCCCGGGCTGAACGTGCGGTTCATGGGGATGGACGAGCACGCCGTGGTGTCCTACCTGGTCAGCACCTACTACTCGGCGGCGGTGCTGGTCCCCGACGCGCTCGGCGTGCTCGAACACGTCGAGACCACCCGGTGA
- a CDS encoding family 2 encapsulin nanocompartment cargo protein polyprenyl transferase gives MTAHVDEARRTVADTLRTGRELLDPALRAAVGSLPESMQRIVGHHFGWRDEHGAPVDEDQGKAIRPTLVLLAGRAVGADARQVLPAAVAVELVHNFSLLHDDVIDGDLTRRHRPTAWRVFGSGPAILAGDALLTLAADVLTGSGHPAALAGLKELNTTVLDLVDGQSSDMSFERRADVALPEVLTMVGAKTGALLGCSCALGAFFGGAGQERVEHLRRFGYRLGLAFQLVDDILGIWGDPAVTGKPVHSDLRNRKKSLPVVAALNSGTAAGRELAELYSREMSDEDAVRAARLVSDSGAREWSRSHIATLEAEALHHLDVAALEPGPAAELAALTRMLTGREF, from the coding sequence ATGACCGCACATGTGGACGAGGCACGACGGACGGTGGCCGACACGCTGCGCACCGGCCGGGAGCTGCTGGACCCGGCGCTGCGCGCCGCGGTCGGTTCGCTGCCGGAGTCGATGCAGCGCATCGTCGGGCACCACTTCGGCTGGCGGGACGAGCACGGCGCGCCCGTCGACGAAGACCAGGGCAAAGCGATCCGGCCCACCCTGGTGCTGCTCGCCGGGCGGGCCGTCGGCGCCGACGCGCGGCAGGTGCTGCCCGCGGCGGTCGCCGTGGAGCTGGTGCACAACTTCTCGCTGCTGCACGACGACGTGATTGACGGTGACCTCACCCGGCGGCACCGGCCCACCGCGTGGCGGGTGTTCGGGTCCGGGCCGGCGATCCTCGCCGGAGACGCGCTCTTGACGCTCGCCGCCGACGTGCTCACCGGCAGCGGGCATCCGGCGGCGCTCGCCGGGTTGAAGGAGCTCAACACCACCGTGCTCGACCTGGTGGATGGGCAGAGCTCCGACATGTCGTTCGAGCGGCGCGCCGATGTGGCGCTGCCCGAGGTCCTCACCATGGTCGGGGCGAAGACGGGGGCGCTGCTCGGGTGCAGCTGCGCGCTCGGCGCGTTCTTCGGCGGTGCCGGGCAGGAGCGGGTGGAGCACCTGCGGCGCTTCGGCTACCGGCTCGGCCTGGCGTTCCAGCTGGTCGACGACATCCTGGGCATCTGGGGGGATCCGGCGGTGACCGGGAAGCCGGTGCACTCCGACCTGCGGAACCGGAAGAAGTCCTTGCCGGTGGTGGCCGCGTTGAACTCCGGCACGGCCGCCGGTCGGGAGCTCGCCGAGCTGTACTCCCGTGAGATGTCCGATGAGGACGCGGTGCGGGCCGCGCGGCTGGTGTCCGACTCCGGGGCCCGGGAGTGGAGCCGCAGCCACATCGCCACGTTGGAGGCCGAAGCGCTGCACCACCTGGACGTGGCCGCCCTCGAACCGGGGCCGGCTGCGGAGCTGGCGGCGCTGACGCGGATGTTGACGGGGCGCGAGTTCTGA
- a CDS encoding sporulation protein, with protein sequence MFKKMLRALGIGGPTVDTVFSEPHVQPGSTLSGEVRVTGDDEVDIERIVLRFEARAEVERGDEQHDATIEFMQVVVAENFHVGDGEHKVIPFAIPVPAETPINVVDGAQLPGVALGVRTELVVAKSADKGDLDGLFVAPLPSQSRVLDAFGALGFQFKSTDLEIGRLHGIDQQLPMFQEIEFFAPEQYRGRVDEVELTFVADADDLHVVLEADRRGGMFRSGEDAFGRFRRTHAEAEQADWVAELTRWLDEAAQRGGMFSGGHPEQHEHYQEQQGGGPGWGGVAAGAALGAGAGLVGGMVLGEVLDEAGDAAEGDED encoded by the coding sequence GTGTTCAAGAAGATGCTGCGGGCGCTCGGGATCGGAGGACCCACCGTCGACACGGTGTTCTCCGAACCGCACGTCCAACCGGGCTCGACGCTCTCCGGTGAAGTCCGAGTCACCGGAGACGACGAAGTCGACATCGAGCGGATCGTCCTCAGGTTCGAAGCCCGCGCCGAGGTCGAGCGGGGCGACGAGCAGCACGACGCCACCATCGAGTTCATGCAGGTCGTCGTCGCCGAGAACTTCCACGTCGGCGACGGAGAGCACAAGGTGATCCCGTTCGCGATCCCCGTGCCAGCGGAAACACCGATCAACGTCGTCGACGGCGCGCAGCTCCCCGGCGTCGCCCTCGGCGTGCGCACCGAACTGGTCGTCGCGAAGAGCGCCGACAAGGGCGACCTGGACGGCTTGTTCGTGGCCCCGCTGCCCTCGCAGTCCAGGGTGCTCGACGCGTTCGGCGCGCTCGGTTTCCAGTTCAAGTCGACCGACCTGGAGATCGGGCGGCTGCACGGCATCGACCAGCAGCTGCCGATGTTCCAAGAGATCGAGTTCTTCGCTCCGGAGCAGTACCGCGGCCGCGTCGACGAGGTCGAGCTGACCTTCGTCGCCGACGCCGACGACCTGCACGTCGTGCTCGAAGCCGACCGCCGCGGCGGCATGTTCCGCTCCGGCGAGGACGCGTTCGGGCGGTTCCGCCGCACCCACGCGGAGGCGGAGCAGGCGGACTGGGTCGCGGAGCTGACCCGCTGGCTCGACGAGGCGGCGCAGCGCGGCGGCATGTTCAGCGGCGGACATCCCGAGCAGCACGAGCACTACCAGGAACAGCAGGGCGGCGGTCCGGGCTGGGGTGGCGTAGCGGCTGGAGCCGCGCTCGGCGCAGGCGCCGGACTCGTCGGCGGCATGGTCCTCGGCGAGGTCCTGGACGAAGCCGGAGACGCCGCCGAAGGCGACGAGGACTGA
- a CDS encoding amidohydrolase, which produces MPSGPFPELEAALPELERCYLDLHRHPELAFAEHRTAEVGARALRAAGCEVTTGVGGTGVVGVLRSGEGPTVLLRADMDGLPLREQTGLDYASTEVADGEVPVAHACGHDMHVTWLLGAARLLAGRRAEWSGTVLFVLQPAEEHGGGARAMLADGVFDRFGTPDVVLGQHVGPMPAGHVFTRPGLTMSASDSVHVRMFGRGGHGSRPETTVDPVVMAAATVMRLQTVVSREVAATESAVVTVGALNAGSKENVIPDEAELQLSIRSFAEPVRTRVHEAVRRIVRAEAAAAGAPREPEFTEVDSYPATVNDERATEALTARFREVFGEQRVHPAPVVAGSEDFGEFGAASGAPSVFWFVGGVDAERFAAASEAGTVERDVPSNHSPQFAPQLHPTLSAGVETLVAAALHHLD; this is translated from the coding sequence ATGCCTTCGGGTCCGTTCCCCGAGCTGGAAGCCGCGCTGCCTGAGTTGGAGCGCTGCTACCTGGATCTGCACCGCCACCCGGAGCTGGCGTTCGCGGAGCACCGCACCGCCGAGGTGGGCGCGCGGGCGCTGCGGGCCGCCGGTTGCGAGGTCACCACCGGCGTCGGCGGCACCGGAGTGGTGGGCGTGCTGCGCAGCGGGGAGGGCCCGACGGTGCTGCTGCGCGCCGACATGGACGGGTTGCCGTTGCGGGAGCAGACGGGCCTGGACTACGCGAGCACGGAGGTCGCGGACGGCGAGGTCCCGGTGGCGCACGCCTGCGGCCACGACATGCACGTGACGTGGCTGCTGGGCGCGGCACGGCTGTTGGCGGGCCGCCGCGCCGAGTGGTCGGGCACGGTGCTGTTCGTGCTGCAACCGGCCGAGGAGCACGGCGGGGGTGCGCGGGCGATGCTCGCGGACGGCGTGTTCGACCGGTTCGGCACACCGGACGTGGTGCTGGGCCAGCACGTCGGCCCGATGCCGGCGGGGCACGTGTTCACCCGCCCGGGGTTGACGATGTCGGCGAGCGATTCGGTGCACGTGCGGATGTTCGGCCGCGGCGGCCACGGTTCGCGCCCGGAGACGACGGTGGATCCGGTGGTGATGGCGGCGGCGACGGTCATGCGGTTGCAGACGGTCGTGTCGCGGGAGGTGGCGGCGACGGAGTCGGCGGTGGTGACGGTGGGCGCGTTGAACGCGGGCAGCAAGGAGAACGTGATCCCGGACGAGGCGGAGCTGCAGCTGAGCATCCGGTCGTTCGCGGAGCCGGTCCGGACCCGGGTGCACGAGGCGGTGCGGCGCATCGTGCGCGCGGAGGCGGCTGCCGCGGGTGCGCCGCGCGAACCGGAGTTCACCGAGGTCGACTCGTACCCGGCGACGGTGAACGACGAGCGGGCCACGGAGGCCTTGACCGCGCGGTTCCGGGAGGTGTTCGGCGAGCAGCGGGTGCACCCGGCGCCGGTCGTGGCGGGCAGCGAGGACTTCGGCGAGTTCGGCGCGGCGAGCGGGGCTCCTTCGGTGTTCTGGTTCGTCGGCGGCGTGGACGCGGAGCGCTTCGCGGCCGCGTCGGAGGCGGGCACGGTGGAGCGGGACGTGCCGTCGAACCATTCGCCGCAGTTCGCCCCCCAGCTGCACCCGACGTTGTCGGCCGGGGTGGAAACCCTGGTGGCGGCGGCCCTGCACCACTTGGACTGA
- a CDS encoding DUF1295 domain-containing protein produces the protein MNAFLTAPAAALVTVLAAYGVARLRKRYDTIDSVWGAGFAVIALCCAFTGPGSAAGWTATALTVGWGVRLSAHLHHRNSGGAEDPRYLEMARRYGDRVGLLMFLRVYLVQGLVMWFVSLPVQAAIAFPGELGALGWAGIVVWVIGFGFETVGDAQLSRFRSDPANSGRVLDSGLWRYTRHPNYFGDACVWWGLYLLACHSWAGAATLLSPLVMTWLLARGTGKPLLERGMRERRPGYADYVERTSGFLPLPPRRG, from the coding sequence ATGAACGCGTTCCTCACCGCCCCCGCCGCGGCGCTCGTCACCGTGCTCGCCGCCTACGGCGTCGCCCGGCTGCGCAAGCGCTACGACACCATCGATTCGGTGTGGGGAGCCGGATTCGCGGTGATCGCCCTCTGCTGCGCGTTCACCGGGCCCGGCTCCGCCGCCGGGTGGACCGCCACCGCGCTGACCGTCGGGTGGGGGGTGCGGCTGTCCGCGCACCTGCACCACCGCAACTCCGGCGGGGCCGAAGACCCCCGCTACCTGGAGATGGCGCGGCGCTACGGCGACCGGGTCGGATTGCTCATGTTCCTGCGCGTGTACCTGGTGCAGGGGCTCGTGATGTGGTTCGTGTCGCTGCCCGTGCAAGCCGCCATCGCCTTCCCCGGTGAGCTCGGCGCGCTCGGGTGGGCGGGAATCGTGGTGTGGGTGATCGGGTTCGGCTTCGAGACCGTCGGCGACGCGCAGCTCAGCCGGTTCCGCTCCGACCCCGCCAACTCCGGGCGGGTCCTCGACAGCGGGCTGTGGCGCTACACGCGGCACCCCAACTACTTCGGGGACGCCTGCGTGTGGTGGGGGCTGTACCTGCTGGCCTGCCACAGCTGGGCCGGGGCGGCGACGCTGCTCTCGCCGCTCGTCATGACCTGGTTGCTGGCGCGCGGCACCGGGAAACCGCTGCTGGAGAGGGGAATGCGCGAACGGCGGCCCGGCTACGCGGACTACGTCGAGCGCACCAGCGGGTTCCTGCCGCTGCCGCCGCGACGGGGGTGA
- a CDS encoding SAM-dependent methyltransferase, with product MSEQRKPRGAAHRIERAVRDLIGIPLPVGLTAWDGSTAGPEGSPRVVLRNRRALRHVLYRPGELGLARAYVSGDLDVRGDLTDGLRRCWSAIRAGGTGAVRFGPAQWRRLLTEAVALGVIGPRPAPPAGEAKLAGRLHSRSRDRDVIAHHYDTGNEFYELLLDPNMAYSSGYWTGTGEDYGLAEAQHDKLDLICRKLRLAEGDRLLDVGCGWGSLILHAARHHGVHATGVTLSAQQAAHIQGRIDELGLRGQVDVRLQDYREISGEPFDAVASVEMGEHVGENQYPVYAATLHRMLRPGGNLLIQQMSRAGDAPGGGAFIEAYIAADMSMVPVGHTLDHLERAGLEIRDVQAMREHYTRTVEEWARTLDRNWERAVALLGPEQARTWRLYLAGGGLAFEENRMGVNQILATKTTADGRGAAAALAGAAR from the coding sequence GTGTCCGAACAGCGCAAGCCGCGCGGAGCGGCCCACCGGATCGAACGCGCCGTGCGGGACCTCATCGGCATCCCGCTGCCGGTGGGGCTCACCGCGTGGGACGGCAGCACCGCCGGTCCCGAAGGATCACCGCGCGTGGTGCTGCGCAACCGCCGAGCACTGCGGCACGTGCTGTACCGGCCCGGGGAACTGGGCCTGGCGCGCGCCTACGTCAGCGGTGACCTCGACGTGCGCGGTGACCTCACCGACGGGCTCCGCCGCTGCTGGTCCGCGATCCGCGCGGGGGGCACCGGCGCGGTGCGGTTCGGCCCCGCGCAGTGGCGGCGGCTGCTGACCGAAGCCGTCGCGCTCGGCGTCATCGGGCCCCGGCCCGCCCCGCCCGCCGGGGAGGCGAAGCTCGCGGGCCGGCTGCACAGCCGCTCCCGGGACCGCGACGTGATCGCGCACCACTACGACACCGGCAACGAGTTCTACGAGCTGCTGCTGGACCCGAACATGGCCTACTCCTCCGGCTACTGGACCGGGACCGGCGAGGACTACGGGCTCGCCGAGGCGCAGCACGACAAGCTCGACCTGATCTGCCGCAAGCTGCGGCTCGCCGAAGGCGACCGGCTCCTCGACGTCGGCTGCGGCTGGGGATCGCTCATCCTGCACGCCGCCCGGCACCACGGCGTGCACGCCACCGGTGTCACGCTCTCCGCGCAGCAGGCCGCCCACATCCAAGGCCGCATCGACGAACTCGGCCTGCGCGGGCAGGTCGACGTGCGGCTGCAGGACTACCGGGAGATCTCCGGCGAACCCTTCGACGCCGTCGCCTCCGTCGAAATGGGCGAGCACGTCGGGGAGAACCAGTACCCGGTGTACGCGGCCACCCTGCACCGGATGCTGCGGCCCGGCGGCAACCTGCTCATCCAGCAGATGTCCCGAGCGGGCGACGCGCCCGGCGGCGGGGCGTTCATCGAGGCCTACATCGCCGCCGACATGAGCATGGTCCCCGTCGGCCACACCCTCGACCACCTGGAACGCGCCGGACTGGAGATCCGCGACGTGCAGGCCATGCGCGAGCACTACACCCGAACCGTCGAGGAATGGGCGCGGACGCTCGACCGGAACTGGGAGCGGGCCGTCGCGCTGCTCGGCCCCGAACAGGCCCGCACCTGGCGGCTCTACCTCGCCGGCGGCGGGCTCGCGTTCGAGGAGAACCGCATGGGCGTCAACCAGATCCTCGCCACCAAGACCACCGCGGACGGACGAGGTGCCGCCGCCGCGCTCGCCGGAGCCGCCCGATGA
- a CDS encoding alpha/beta hydrolase, with translation MQIQQRPGDPAGRRGPRPSVRVLRSRVDEPRTVVLVLHGGRATSDDPVRTHQLAYRRMLAVARSVRRVAAGSSVRVWLLRYRVRGWNEPRLDALADARWALRQVEERHPGARVLLVGHSLGGRVALRLAGEQRVRGVCALAPWVEPGEPVEQLAGREVLIAHGDADRVTSPAESAEFARRALQLPRPPSLTYVRVPGAGHAMLRRWTEWEALTRRFARALIVEEELR, from the coding sequence ATGCAGATCCAGCAGCGTCCCGGCGATCCGGCCGGGCGGCGCGGGCCGCGGCCGTCGGTGCGAGTCCTGCGGTCCCGCGTCGACGAGCCGCGGACGGTGGTCCTCGTGCTGCACGGCGGGCGCGCCACCAGCGACGACCCGGTGCGCACCCACCAGCTCGCGTACCGGCGGATGCTCGCGGTGGCGCGTTCGGTGCGGCGGGTGGCGGCGGGTAGCTCCGTGCGGGTGTGGCTGCTGCGCTACCGGGTCCGGGGCTGGAACGAGCCGCGGCTGGACGCGTTGGCCGACGCGCGCTGGGCGTTGCGGCAGGTCGAGGAGCGGCACCCGGGCGCCCGGGTGCTGCTGGTGGGGCATTCGCTGGGCGGCCGGGTCGCGTTGCGGCTGGCGGGCGAGCAGCGGGTGCGCGGGGTGTGCGCGCTGGCGCCGTGGGTGGAGCCGGGTGAGCCGGTGGAGCAGCTCGCGGGCCGCGAGGTGCTGATCGCGCACGGCGACGCGGACCGGGTCACGTCGCCCGCCGAGTCGGCGGAGTTCGCGCGCCGCGCGCTGCAACTTCCGCGGCCGCCGTCGCTGACGTACGTGCGCGTGCCCGGCGCGGGCCACGCCATGCTGCGCCGCTGGACCGAGTGGGAAGCGTTGACGAGGCGTTTCGCCCGCGCACTGATCGTCGAGGAGGAGCTGCGATGA